The following are encoded together in the Xanthobacter autotrophicus Py2 genome:
- a CDS encoding nickel-dependent hydrogenase large subunit (PFAM: nickel-dependent hydrogenase large subunit~KEGG: mpt:Mpe_A2826 nickel-iron hydrogenase, large subunit): MTIQTPNGFSLDTSGKRIVVDPVTRIEGHMRCEVNVDSNNIIRNAVSTGTMWRGLEVILKGRDPRDAWAFVERICGVCTGCHALTSVRAVEDALQIKIPNNAFLIREIMAKVLQWHDHVVHFYHLHALDWVNPVNALKADPKATSVLQQSISAHSKSSPGYFRDVQNRLKKFVESGQLGIFKNGYWDNPAYLLPPEADLLAVTHYLEALDFQKEIVKVHTIFGGKNPHPNYLVGGVPCAINMDGDLAAGAPLNMERLNFVKLKLQEAFEFSQNVYVPDVIAIASFYKGWLYGGGLSGQNVMDYGDYEAIQGQKKTDRLPGGVILNGNWNEVHPIDPRNPDEVQEFVAHSWYTYGDANKDKGLHPWDGITDPQYVLGPNAKGTRTNIEAVDENAKYSWIKAPRWKGNAVEVGPLARYILAYAQGVDYVKGQVDEALGQFNTLAGTQLTAKQALPSTIGRTLARALEAHYCAKMFLDDFDHLIANIKAGDTSTANMEKWDPSTWPKEAKGVGTVAAPRGGLGHWIKIKDGRIENYQCVVPTTWNGGPRDPKGNIGAFEASLMNTPMQRPEEPVEILRTLHSFDPCLACSTHVMSEGGEELARVTVR; encoded by the coding sequence GTGACCATCCAGACGCCGAATGGCTTTTCCCTCGACACCTCCGGCAAGCGCATCGTGGTCGATCCGGTCACCCGCATCGAAGGCCACATGCGCTGCGAGGTGAATGTCGATTCCAACAACATCATCCGCAACGCGGTCTCCACCGGCACCATGTGGCGCGGGCTGGAAGTGATCCTGAAGGGCCGCGACCCGCGCGACGCCTGGGCCTTCGTGGAGCGCATCTGCGGCGTGTGCACCGGTTGCCACGCGCTGACCTCCGTGCGCGCGGTGGAAGACGCGCTGCAGATCAAGATCCCGAACAATGCCTTCCTGATCCGCGAGATCATGGCCAAGGTGCTGCAGTGGCATGACCATGTGGTCCATTTCTACCACCTGCATGCGCTGGACTGGGTGAACCCGGTCAACGCGCTCAAGGCGGACCCGAAGGCGACGAGCGTCCTGCAGCAGTCCATCTCGGCGCATTCCAAGTCCTCACCGGGCTATTTCCGCGACGTGCAGAACCGGCTGAAGAAGTTCGTGGAGAGCGGACAGCTCGGCATCTTCAAGAACGGCTATTGGGACAATCCGGCCTATCTCCTGCCTCCCGAGGCGGACCTGCTGGCGGTGACGCACTATCTGGAAGCGCTCGACTTCCAGAAAGAGATCGTGAAGGTCCACACCATCTTCGGCGGCAAGAACCCGCATCCGAACTACCTGGTTGGCGGCGTGCCCTGCGCCATCAATATGGACGGCGACCTGGCCGCCGGCGCTCCGCTCAACATGGAGCGGCTGAACTTCGTGAAGCTGAAGCTTCAGGAAGCCTTCGAGTTCTCCCAGAACGTCTATGTGCCGGACGTGATCGCCATCGCCAGCTTCTACAAGGGCTGGCTCTATGGCGGCGGCCTCTCCGGCCAGAACGTAATGGATTACGGCGACTACGAAGCCATCCAGGGCCAGAAGAAGACCGACCGCCTGCCCGGCGGCGTCATCCTCAACGGCAACTGGAACGAGGTGCACCCCATCGATCCGCGCAATCCGGACGAGGTGCAGGAATTCGTGGCGCACTCCTGGTACACCTACGGCGATGCGAACAAGGACAAGGGCCTGCATCCGTGGGACGGCATCACCGATCCCCAGTATGTGCTCGGCCCCAATGCCAAGGGCACCCGCACCAATATCGAGGCGGTGGACGAGAACGCGAAGTATTCCTGGATCAAGGCACCGCGCTGGAAGGGCAATGCGGTGGAGGTGGGTCCGCTCGCCCGCTACATCCTCGCCTATGCCCAGGGCGTCGACTATGTGAAGGGGCAGGTGGACGAGGCTCTGGGCCAGTTCAACACCTTGGCCGGCACCCAGCTGACCGCAAAGCAGGCGCTGCCCTCCACCATCGGGCGCACCCTCGCCCGCGCGCTGGAGGCCCACTACTGCGCCAAGATGTTCCTGGATGATTTCGACCACCTCATCGCCAACATCAAGGCCGGCGACACCTCCACCGCCAACATGGAGAAGTGGGACCCCTCGACCTGGCCGAAGGAGGCCAAGGGCGTGGGTACGGTGGCGGCGCCGCGCGGCGGCCTCGGCCACTGGATCAAGATCAAGGACGGGCGGATCGAGAACTACCAGTGCGTGGTGCCCACCACCTGGAACGGCGGGCCGCGCGATCCCAAGGGCAATATCGGCGCGTTCGAGGCCTCCCTCATGAACACGCCCATGCAGCGCCCCGAGGAGCCGGTGGAGATCCTGCGCACCCTGCACTCGTTCGACCCGTGCCTGGCCTGCTCCACCCATGTCATGTCCGAAGGCGGCGAGGAACTCGCCCGCGTCACCGTCCGCTGA
- a CDS encoding Ni/Fe-hydrogenase, b-type cytochrome subunit (TIGRFAM: Ni/Fe-hydrogenase, b-type cytochrome subunit~PFAM: cytochrome B561~KEGG: rme:Rmet_1295 nickel-dependent hydrogenase b-type cytochrome subunit), translating into MSETSLSGAAPPAAPVSPVAKAAAGGKKLTTVYVYEAPVRLWHWVNALSIVVLCITGYFIGSPFPTLSGEASSHYLMGTIRFVHFSAGYILAVGFLGRIIWAFFGNKYSRELFTFPFWRKSFWRGFFVEIKWYAFLKPRPLKFVGHNPLAQVFMFFVMVLGLTFMIVTGFALYSEGAGAGSWQDRLFGWVLPLLGGSMQVHTLHHLGMWMIILFVIIHVYSVIREDIMSRQTMVSAITNGHRTFRDDDPE; encoded by the coding sequence ATGAGCGAGACCTCACTGTCCGGCGCCGCGCCTCCGGCGGCCCCTGTTTCCCCGGTTGCCAAGGCGGCGGCCGGTGGAAAGAAGCTGACCACCGTCTATGTGTACGAGGCGCCGGTGCGCCTCTGGCACTGGGTGAATGCGCTTTCCATCGTGGTGCTGTGCATCACCGGCTACTTCATCGGCTCGCCGTTCCCGACCCTGTCGGGGGAGGCGAGTTCCCACTACCTCATGGGCACCATCCGCTTCGTGCACTTCTCGGCGGGCTATATCCTCGCCGTGGGCTTCCTCGGGCGGATCATCTGGGCCTTCTTCGGCAACAAGTATTCCCGCGAGCTGTTCACCTTCCCGTTCTGGCGCAAGAGCTTCTGGCGGGGCTTCTTCGTCGAGATCAAGTGGTATGCGTTCCTCAAGCCCCGCCCGCTGAAGTTCGTGGGGCACAATCCGCTGGCCCAGGTCTTCATGTTTTTCGTGATGGTGCTGGGCCTGACCTTCATGATCGTCACCGGCTTTGCCCTCTATTCGGAGGGGGCCGGAGCAGGCTCATGGCAGGACCGGCTGTTCGGCTGGGTGCTGCCGCTGCTGGGCGGGTCCATGCAGGTGCACACGCTGCATCACCTGGGCATGTGGATGATTATCCTGTTCGTGATCATCCATGTCTATTCGGTGATCCGCGAGGACATCATGTCCCGCCAGACCATGGTCTCGGCCATCACCAACGGCCACCGCACCTTCCGGGACGACGACCCGGAGTGA
- a CDS encoding hydrogenase expression/formation protein (TIGRFAM: hydrogenase maturation protease; hydrogenase expression/formation protein; hydrogenase maturation peptidase superfamily~PFAM: peptidase M52 hydrogen uptake protein~KEGG: rsh:Rsph17029_2150 hydrogenase expression/formation protein) — translation MDDDRQVARILVLGIGNILWADEGFGVRVLEALDASHVFPDTVTLLDGGTQGLYLLPYLEEADGVVIVDAVDYGLVPGTLHILADGEVPAVLAARKVSLHQTGFQEILGLLALRGKTPARIVLVGVQPELLDDYGGGLTATIAAQVEPAARKVLDILKDEFGVMPAPRAGEGSLVTAAVGRQSYESERPSAEAACRIGDPRVLATSRS, via the coding sequence ATGGACGACGATCGGCAAGTTGCGCGCATTCTGGTGCTCGGCATCGGCAACATCTTGTGGGCTGACGAGGGCTTCGGCGTCCGCGTGCTGGAAGCGCTCGACGCTTCCCATGTCTTTCCCGACACCGTCACCCTGCTCGATGGCGGCACCCAGGGCCTCTATCTGCTCCCCTATCTGGAAGAGGCGGACGGCGTCGTCATCGTGGATGCGGTGGATTACGGCCTCGTTCCGGGCACGCTCCATATCCTCGCCGATGGTGAGGTGCCCGCCGTGCTCGCCGCCCGCAAGGTGAGCCTGCACCAGACCGGCTTCCAGGAAATCCTCGGCCTGCTCGCTTTGCGCGGCAAGACGCCCGCGCGCATCGTGCTGGTGGGCGTGCAGCCCGAGCTGCTGGACGATTACGGGGGCGGCCTCACCGCCACCATCGCCGCGCAGGTGGAGCCGGCGGCGCGCAAGGTGCTCGACATCCTGAAGGACGAGTTCGGCGTGATGCCCGCGCCCCGCGCGGGAGAGGGCAGCCTCGTCACCGCCGCCGTCGGCCGGCAGTCCTACGAAAGCGAGCGCCCGAGCGCGGAGGCGGCGTGCCGCATCGGCGATCCCCGCGTCCTCGCCACCTCCCGGAGCTGA
- a CDS encoding hydrogenase assembly chaperone hypC/hupF (TIGRFAM: hydrogenase assembly chaperone hypC/hupF~PFAM: hydrogenase expression/formation protein (HUPF/HYPC)~KEGG: bja:bsl6938 hydrogenase expression/formation protein), with product MCLGLPMRIEEVEGSFALCRAEGARERVDLALVPEARTGDHVLVFQGTARRLLDADEARLITEALAGVAAIMAGEADAAVIDRAFADLADREPTLPPHLAAAYAAGRKEA from the coding sequence ATGTGCCTCGGCCTGCCCATGCGCATCGAGGAGGTGGAGGGCAGCTTCGCCCTGTGCCGCGCCGAGGGCGCCCGCGAGCGGGTGGATCTTGCCCTGGTGCCCGAAGCGCGCACCGGCGACCATGTGCTCGTCTTCCAGGGCACCGCCCGTCGCCTGCTGGACGCTGACGAGGCGCGCCTCATCACCGAGGCGCTCGCCGGCGTCGCCGCCATCATGGCGGGGGAGGCGGATGCCGCAGTCATTGACCGCGCCTTCGCCGACCTCGCCGACCGCGAGCCCACTTTGCCGCCCCATCTCGCCGCGGCCTATGCCGCCGGCCGAAAGGAAGCCTGA
- a CDS encoding hydrogenase-1 expression HyaE (PFAM: hydrogenase-1 expression HyaE~KEGG: pde:Pden_3103 hydrogenase-1 expression HyaE), producing the protein MSEAAIPDPNLHPLVRRLVSERAWPYLEAPEDTARLDARDHFLFLPAHGKAHLESPDIAVVLPELVKALGGEAVLGGAVAGPKTEAALRDALSLALPAIVVVRAGLPVGAISRMRDWDEYLERLGALLKTPSAATH; encoded by the coding sequence ATGTCCGAGGCCGCGATCCCCGATCCCAACCTGCATCCCCTGGTGCGCCGGCTCGTGTCCGAGCGCGCCTGGCCCTATCTGGAAGCGCCCGAGGACACGGCGCGGCTCGATGCCCGCGACCATTTCCTGTTCCTGCCGGCCCACGGCAAGGCGCATCTGGAAAGCCCGGACATCGCCGTGGTGCTGCCCGAGCTGGTGAAGGCGCTGGGCGGCGAGGCGGTGCTCGGCGGCGCGGTGGCGGGGCCGAAGACGGAGGCGGCCTTGCGCGATGCCCTCAGCCTCGCCCTGCCGGCCATCGTGGTGGTGCGCGCCGGCCTGCCGGTGGGTGCCATCTCCCGCATGCGCGACTGGGACGAATATCTCGAGCGCCTCGGCGCGCTGCTCAAGACGCCCTCCGCCGCCACCCACTGA
- a CDS encoding HupH hydrogenase expression protein (PFAM: HupH hydrogenase expression protein~KEGG: pde:Pden_3104 HupH hydrogenase expression protein) produces the protein MSSSPFATQPPVGFGPGSQSGSDEEGLAYLPLPSGMRIFEAHLPEVADPDRLAPALGVLEQVIAALRSWEPGTSHVIPLTHLDRDNIALVDEAMGEGEVAIKVAALGDARAMEIQEATFAGVWRLRGAAGTDRIEVAAFPRGALVRAFGTGAAIDLEGLDTPAPGIFNAPALLVEIDHRARSRQPGDLPHVINLSLLPHTPEDLAMLDARLGQGATTVLSRGYGNCRIDACATRNVWRVRFFNSQDMLILDTIEVTEVPEVACAAREDIADSAERLADVLAAIR, from the coding sequence ATGTCCTCTTCCCCCTTCGCCACACAGCCCCCCGTCGGTTTTGGTCCCGGCAGCCAGTCCGGCAGCGACGAGGAGGGTCTCGCCTATCTGCCGCTGCCCTCCGGCATGCGCATCTTCGAGGCCCATCTGCCGGAAGTGGCGGACCCGGACCGCCTCGCCCCGGCACTGGGCGTGCTGGAACAGGTGATCGCGGCGCTCCGGAGCTGGGAGCCGGGGACGAGCCATGTCATCCCGCTGACCCATCTCGACCGGGACAATATTGCCCTCGTGGACGAGGCCATGGGCGAAGGCGAGGTGGCCATCAAGGTGGCGGCCTTGGGCGATGCCCGGGCCATGGAGATCCAGGAGGCGACCTTCGCCGGAGTGTGGCGCCTGCGGGGTGCCGCCGGTACCGACCGCATTGAGGTGGCTGCCTTCCCGCGCGGCGCGCTGGTGCGGGCCTTCGGCACCGGCGCGGCCATCGACCTTGAGGGGCTGGACACGCCGGCCCCCGGCATCTTCAACGCCCCGGCCCTGCTGGTGGAGATCGACCACCGCGCCCGCTCCCGTCAGCCGGGGGATCTGCCCCACGTCATCAACCTGTCGCTGCTGCCCCACACGCCGGAAGACCTCGCCATGCTGGACGCGCGGCTGGGGCAGGGAGCAACCACCGTGCTCTCGCGCGGCTATGGCAATTGCCGCATCGACGCCTGCGCCACGCGGAACGTCTGGCGGGTGCGCTTCTTCAATTCGCAAGACATGCTCATCCTCGACACTATCGAGGTGACCGAGGTGCCGGAAGTGGCCTGCGCCGCCCGCGAGGACATCGCCGACAGCGCCGAACGCCTCGCCGACGTGCTGGCGGCGATCCGGTGA
- a CDS encoding Rubredoxin-type Fe(Cys)4 protein (PFAM: Rubredoxin-type Fe(Cys)4 protein~KEGG: rsp:RSP_0503 HupJ, contains rubredoxin domain) produces MSATSSPSHAFFEGSYLGDKARLAPTARLECKVCWHVYDPAEGCETWQIPAGTPFTALPEHWRCPVCDGARDQFMVLDGGAPDLSALAPAPAAVAADPHLEAQLRDMPGRFEAVFREIHSAKMKGVPFVNESLGVKAVGFRAHDGRALGVLVTPWFMNLVLLPNAQDDWSGLKTGDKELIAFPSGSYEFLAANRPETGPYKACSLFSPMFDFSSMLQAVETAAAVLPALFDAANREEGTRSGEIRRRAEEEAATLAQAEAAALASEEPAPRPAGPPPEMSRRAVILGPRAVQGVAPEVPQDGIA; encoded by the coding sequence ATGTCCGCCACCTCCTCCCCCTCCCACGCCTTCTTCGAGGGCTCCTATCTGGGCGACAAGGCGCGCCTTGCCCCTACAGCGCGCCTGGAATGCAAGGTGTGCTGGCACGTCTACGACCCGGCCGAGGGCTGCGAGACGTGGCAGATCCCGGCCGGCACGCCGTTCACCGCGCTGCCAGAGCATTGGCGCTGCCCGGTGTGCGACGGCGCCCGCGACCAGTTCATGGTGCTGGATGGCGGCGCGCCGGATCTCTCCGCGCTCGCCCCCGCCCCGGCGGCCGTGGCGGCGGATCCCCATCTGGAAGCCCAGCTTCGGGACATGCCGGGGCGGTTCGAGGCGGTGTTCCGCGAGATCCATTCGGCCAAGATGAAGGGCGTGCCCTTCGTCAACGAGAGCCTGGGGGTGAAGGCCGTGGGCTTCCGCGCCCATGACGGCCGCGCGCTCGGCGTGCTGGTGACGCCCTGGTTCATGAACCTGGTGCTGCTGCCCAACGCGCAGGATGACTGGAGCGGCCTGAAGACCGGCGACAAGGAGCTGATCGCCTTCCCGTCCGGTTCTTATGAATTCCTCGCCGCCAACCGGCCGGAGACGGGGCCCTACAAGGCCTGTTCCCTGTTCTCGCCCATGTTCGATTTCTCCTCCATGCTGCAGGCGGTGGAAACGGCGGCGGCGGTGCTGCCGGCCCTGTTCGATGCCGCCAACCGAGAGGAGGGCACCCGCTCCGGCGAGATCCGCCGCCGCGCGGAAGAGGAGGCGGCAACGCTCGCCCAGGCCGAAGCGGCCGCGCTCGCGTCCGAGGAACCCGCCCCCCGGCCCGCCGGTCCGCCGCCTGAGATGTCCCGCCGCGCCGTGATCCTCGGCCCGCGCGCGGTACAAGGGGTGGCCCCGGAAGTCCCGCAGGACGGCATCGCATGA
- a CDS encoding putative hydrogenase expression/formation protein HupK (KEGG: azo:azo3798 putative hydrogenase expression/formation protein HupK) — protein MIHAPATLRRLTIALDGRAGMWRFGRETGPDPAQALVGRTPDEAARLAPLVFNLCGAAHGFAAATALGLPAAADGAAMARETVRDHALAMLHTWPQALGEAPDRAALGLLARPGRPEDFAAALVGEGADLSSFSRAELDSWLREATTPTARLLAHMRREVDPAEGRAGLPELTAQDVAAALDPARTPGAEGLRETSALGRVAHTPLVSALLAGEGPSLFVRLLARLVDCLAALKPASAVPTYDLPAGFGIAPAARGLLGHGVRLEAGRVAAYRILSPSAWNLAPGGLLERAFAALTPDPTARRLAPLLVSAINPCVPVTLSYAEEAAHA, from the coding sequence ATGATCCACGCTCCCGCCACGCTCCGCCGCCTCACCATCGCGCTCGACGGGCGCGCGGGGATGTGGCGCTTTGGGCGGGAGACGGGGCCTGACCCGGCACAGGCGCTGGTCGGGCGTACGCCGGACGAGGCGGCGCGGCTCGCGCCCCTCGTCTTCAACCTGTGCGGCGCCGCCCACGGCTTCGCCGCTGCCACCGCGCTGGGCCTGCCGGCGGCGGCGGACGGGGCGGCCATGGCGCGAGAGACCGTGCGTGACCACGCTCTCGCCATGCTCCACACCTGGCCGCAGGCGCTGGGCGAGGCCCCCGACCGCGCCGCGCTGGGCCTGCTCGCCCGGCCGGGACGCCCGGAGGATTTCGCCGCCGCCCTGGTAGGGGAGGGGGCGGACCTGTCCTCCTTCTCGCGCGCCGAGCTGGACTCCTGGCTTCGCGAGGCGACCACGCCCACCGCCCGGCTCCTGGCCCACATGCGTCGCGAGGTCGATCCCGCCGAGGGTCGGGCAGGGTTGCCGGAACTGACGGCGCAGGATGTGGCGGCGGCGCTGGATCCGGCACGGACACCGGGCGCCGAGGGACTTCGCGAAACCAGCGCCCTCGGCCGTGTCGCACACACCCCGCTCGTCTCCGCCCTCCTCGCTGGCGAGGGGCCGAGCCTGTTCGTGCGCCTGCTGGCCCGGCTGGTGGATTGCCTCGCCGCGTTGAAGCCGGCCTCCGCCGTCCCGACATACGATCTGCCCGCCGGCTTCGGCATCGCGCCCGCCGCGCGCGGGCTGCTCGGCCATGGGGTGCGGCTGGAGGCGGGGCGCGTCGCTGCCTATCGCATCCTCTCCCCCAGCGCGTGGAACCTTGCTCCCGGTGGCCTGCTGGAGCGCGCCTTCGCGGCGCTGACACCCGACCCCACGGCACGGCGGCTGGCGCCGCTTCTGGTGTCGGCCATCAATCCCTGCGTGCCGGTCACTTTGTCCTATGCGGAGGAGGCTGCCCATGCATGA
- a CDS encoding hydrogenase nickel insertion protein HypA (TIGRFAM: hydrogenase nickel insertion protein HypA~PFAM: hydrogenase expression/synthesis HypA~KEGG: pde:Pden_3107 hydrogenase nickel insertion protein HypA), with protein sequence MHEMAVCESLLSAMEEAAKAQNFSRVTRVRLAIGRFAGIEVEALRFGFDVVMRGSLAEGAELVVLEEDGSAWCFDCCETVALSHRLASCPKCGGERLVPNGGTDMKIKDLEVL encoded by the coding sequence ATGCATGAGATGGCCGTGTGCGAGAGCCTGCTTTCCGCCATGGAAGAGGCGGCGAAGGCGCAGAATTTCTCCCGCGTCACCCGCGTGCGCCTTGCCATCGGCCGCTTCGCCGGCATCGAGGTGGAGGCTCTGCGCTTCGGCTTTGATGTGGTGATGCGGGGTTCCCTCGCCGAGGGCGCCGAGCTGGTGGTGCTGGAAGAGGACGGCAGCGCCTGGTGCTTCGACTGCTGCGAGACGGTGGCGCTCTCCCACCGCCTTGCCTCCTGCCCGAAATGCGGCGGGGAACGCCTCGTGCCCAATGGCGGCACGGACATGAAGATCAAGGACCTGGAGGTGTTGTGA
- a CDS encoding hydrogenase accessory protein HypB (TIGRFAM: hydrogenase accessory protein HypB~PFAM: cobalamin synthesis protein P47K~KEGG: rpe:RPE_1242 hydrogenase accessory protein HypB) has protein sequence MHGEGHSHGHGEAHVHTHADGTTHSHSHGHGHDHGDGHAHHHHDHDHAHPAGDTLDYGAGPARAHAPGLSQARMVEIETSILAKNDDYAAKNRARFEAGGLLALNLLSGPGAGKTTLLVETLKALAGRLPTAVIEGDQQTDNDAARIRAAGAPAVQINTGKGCHLDAHMVGHAVEKLPLPPGGVLFIENVGNLVCPAAFDLGETARITLISVAEGDDKPLKYPDIFEGADLVLITKADLAPHVDADMAQLEANIRRVNPRADILRVSARGEVGLTRWLAWLEKARAERLDALAAAREREAQALRAAMVAGGAR, from the coding sequence GTGCACGGCGAGGGCCATTCCCACGGCCATGGCGAAGCCCATGTCCATACCCACGCGGACGGCACCACCCACAGCCACAGCCACGGACACGGGCACGATCATGGTGACGGGCACGCCCATCACCACCACGATCATGACCACGCCCACCCCGCCGGCGACACCCTCGACTACGGCGCCGGCCCCGCCCGCGCCCATGCGCCGGGCCTTTCCCAGGCGCGCATGGTGGAGATCGAGACCTCCATCCTCGCGAAGAACGACGATTACGCCGCGAAGAACCGCGCCCGCTTCGAAGCCGGCGGCCTGCTCGCCCTGAACCTGCTGTCCGGCCCCGGCGCGGGCAAGACCACGCTCCTGGTGGAGACGCTGAAGGCGCTGGCCGGCCGCCTGCCCACCGCCGTCATCGAGGGCGACCAGCAGACCGACAACGACGCCGCCCGCATCCGTGCAGCCGGGGCGCCGGCGGTGCAGATCAACACCGGCAAGGGCTGCCACCTGGACGCCCACATGGTGGGGCACGCGGTGGAAAAGCTGCCGCTGCCGCCCGGCGGCGTGCTGTTCATCGAGAATGTGGGCAACCTCGTGTGCCCCGCCGCCTTCGACCTCGGAGAGACGGCCCGCATCACCCTCATCTCGGTGGCGGAGGGCGACGACAAGCCGCTGAAATATCCTGACATCTTCGAGGGTGCCGACCTCGTCCTCATCACCAAGGCGGACCTTGCGCCGCATGTGGACGCCGACATGGCGCAGCTCGAGGCCAACATCCGCCGGGTGAACCCGCGGGCCGACATCCTGCGCGTCTCCGCGCGGGGCGAGGTGGGGCTCACCCGCTGGCTGGCGTGGCTGGAGAAGGCCCGCGCGGAGCGCCTCGACGCGCTCGCCGCCGCCCGCGAGCGCGAGGCGCAGGCCCTGCGCGCGGCCATGGTGGCGGGAGGCGCGCGGTGA